A region of Pyxidicoccus parkwaysis DNA encodes the following proteins:
- a CDS encoding SAVED domain-containing protein — protein sequence MSGDASPRKISLSFSLLTPVQDPHAIPTGPREYRIEHTDRDESKATFPWGEPELMQALADMEKPNPDSQVFARLGKYLQDFLRGTRWVKDEERINQASKAKRPIHVTIRSNAPELYYLPWELLKLEPSGSFLVELPNCCIRYEWPQRPPEDELPRPVGRILVAFPATDGELPFEGQLKAIAATCRKEGFEFDLDRDVLSPVTRTSLANALSDNVKPVTALHLLCHGGVKPSGAYGLRLDSVEKDRPPEHLDSEDLRPLFADARSLRLVTLCACQSGDAGRPGALVGSVAQMLNRLGVPAVISSRMPLSVPGSILMTETLYAELLGGSKDLSKAFSLSRQRLIREHRRKDWASLQLYAREDDSAALRPFVPPPAPPHPEARGELVLIRHEAYSRAETAPGPADAPELFQNRRIREVSIDHTRALESREWSKEKLEAEVRQLASPRSKLRRALAERGSELIYYGFPFIPLATLAGYLAKTRPVHVFEHDRDKKRFTWEAESSAPFPPLIIESQLHESGAAARLRLSISAPVQLEDCREVLEDEEVRLDLHCRLESPARGVIRRKSQAQSYAQQLRQMLDSQLTSNPSIQSVHIFAAVPVSIAFHLGQELNTTWMRPCYVYNFGLQEKPRYKWRMCLSEAAEGRPSVDIF from the coding sequence ATGTCTGGAGATGCCAGCCCGCGGAAGATTTCCCTCAGCTTCTCACTGCTAACGCCGGTCCAGGATCCGCATGCAATTCCAACCGGACCAAGGGAGTACCGTATCGAGCACACGGACCGGGATGAAAGCAAGGCGACCTTCCCCTGGGGCGAGCCCGAACTCATGCAGGCGCTCGCCGATATGGAGAAACCCAATCCGGACTCCCAAGTCTTCGCGAGGCTGGGAAAGTACCTTCAGGACTTCCTACGAGGGACGCGCTGGGTGAAGGATGAGGAACGCATCAACCAAGCGAGCAAGGCCAAGCGTCCCATCCACGTCACCATTCGCTCGAATGCGCCCGAGCTGTATTACCTGCCCTGGGAACTGCTGAAGCTGGAACCGAGTGGCAGTTTTCTCGTCGAGCTGCCGAACTGCTGCATCCGCTACGAGTGGCCGCAGCGTCCCCCCGAGGATGAGCTGCCCCGCCCCGTAGGACGCATCCTGGTGGCGTTCCCGGCGACTGACGGTGAGCTGCCCTTCGAGGGCCAGCTCAAGGCCATTGCCGCGACCTGTCGCAAGGAGGGTTTTGAGTTCGACCTGGACCGCGACGTGCTCTCTCCAGTGACGCGAACGTCCCTGGCAAATGCACTGAGCGACAACGTCAAGCCAGTCACCGCACTCCACTTGCTGTGCCATGGAGGGGTGAAGCCCAGCGGCGCCTATGGGCTGCGTCTGGATTCGGTGGAGAAGGATCGACCTCCTGAGCATCTCGACTCGGAAGACCTGCGGCCGCTCTTCGCGGACGCCCGCTCACTCCGGCTCGTCACCCTCTGCGCTTGTCAGAGCGGCGATGCAGGAAGGCCAGGCGCCTTGGTGGGGAGCGTTGCCCAGATGCTGAACCGACTGGGCGTCCCTGCGGTGATTTCATCCAGGATGCCCCTATCCGTCCCGGGCTCCATCTTGATGACCGAGACGCTCTATGCGGAGCTGCTTGGTGGCAGCAAGGACCTGAGCAAGGCATTCTCCCTTTCCCGGCAACGTCTGATCCGAGAACACCGCCGCAAGGACTGGGCCTCGCTCCAGCTCTACGCGCGCGAGGACGACTCAGCCGCGCTCCGGCCTTTCGTTCCGCCACCTGCTCCACCGCATCCCGAAGCGCGCGGTGAACTCGTCCTCATTCGCCATGAAGCCTATTCCAGAGCGGAGACTGCACCTGGACCAGCCGACGCACCGGAGCTCTTCCAGAACCGGCGCATCCGCGAGGTGTCCATCGACCACACTCGTGCGCTCGAGAGCCGCGAATGGAGCAAGGAGAAGCTTGAGGCGGAAGTCCGGCAGCTCGCCTCTCCCCGTAGCAAGCTCCGCCGAGCGCTCGCGGAGCGCGGTAGCGAGCTCATCTACTACGGCTTTCCGTTCATCCCCCTGGCGACGCTCGCGGGGTACCTTGCGAAAACCCGTCCGGTGCATGTCTTCGAGCATGACCGTGACAAGAAGCGCTTCACCTGGGAGGCGGAGTCCAGTGCACCCTTCCCCCCGCTCATCATCGAGAGTCAACTCCACGAATCAGGTGCTGCGGCCAGGCTCCGGCTGTCCATCTCCGCCCCCGTCCAGCTCGAAGATTGCCGCGAGGTGCTGGAGGACGAGGAGGTGAGGTTGGACCTCCACTGCAGGCTCGAGTCGCCCGCGCGAGGTGTTATTCGACGCAAGTCACAGGCCCAGTCCTACGCACAGCAGCTTCGCCAGATGCTGGACAGCCAGCTCACGAGCAATCCGTCTATTCAGAGCGTCCACATCTTCGCGGCGGTTCCAGTCAGCATCGCATTCCACCTGGGCCAGGAGTTGAACACGACCTGGATGCGCCCCTGCTACGTCTACAACTTCGGCTTGCAGGAGAAGCCTCGCTACAAGTGGCGGATGTGCCTCTCCGAAGCGGCTGAGGGCCGTCCTTCAGTCGACATCTTCTAG
- a CDS encoding HORMA-1 domain-containing protein translates to MTFSHTRTSTFTEARVREVMKSVFDELVGAANLGFISLESAHQWRDDLTYMLFQQVLEYFELQFRKPDGTRVGFRYEVSDDGSLLEASRSGGQRLYMLPDGTRGSILVSFREGHLDPEMDAELTRRGWGSGGSSLQGEGTRDRAYSDQGYGLIRKRMGDW, encoded by the coding sequence ATGACCTTCTCTCACACCAGGACCTCTACCTTCACTGAAGCCCGGGTCCGGGAGGTCATGAAGTCGGTGTTCGATGAGCTCGTGGGAGCCGCCAACCTGGGATTCATCTCGCTGGAGAGTGCCCATCAGTGGCGTGACGACCTGACGTACATGCTGTTTCAGCAGGTCCTCGAATACTTCGAGCTGCAATTCAGGAAGCCCGATGGGACGCGGGTCGGATTCAGGTACGAAGTCAGCGATGACGGCTCATTGCTGGAGGCCTCCCGCTCTGGCGGGCAGCGGCTCTACATGCTCCCGGATGGCACCCGAGGCTCAATCCTCGTCTCCTTCCGGGAGGGACATCTGGATCCGGAGATGGACGCCGAGCTGACGAGGCGAGGCTGGGGCTCCGGTGGATCATCGCTCCAGGGAGAGGGGACACGGGACAGGGCGTACTCGGACCAAGGCTACGGGCTGATTCGAAAGCGAATGGGGGACTGGTAA
- a CDS encoding CBASS oligonucleotide cyclase, with protein sequence MVKLSTRSRLHSRMSNFVDWIRAGDKDDIIIKQSKEIRERICGQAEADGLTVRSTPNSGSFAKKTGLRRHLQGDSYVEGQDIDLPFVVSPRDEDGAQIDELLRRFARYAQTSYPNTSRTPTRSSIQLDFVGTKLRYDLVPMLAVPGDNFAQVLLRSNGEKRRTSVQKHIEFVTARTGKSNLLAGRVLFNECVRLIKWWREFRVDGARVLKDVPSILLDLLCAHAYDRLEVEETYAGTLSRWFSLLAGTVRKRERVAFSDFSRLPAASGNAVWTVLDPVNPENNIVSQWDKFQVDELAEWLEEGCDSINRAIAADLRGDDVASLESLVELFGSPFKHHCEVKE encoded by the coding sequence ATGGTCAAGCTTAGCACGAGAAGCCGGCTCCACAGCCGCATGTCTAATTTCGTGGATTGGATTCGCGCGGGAGACAAGGACGACATCATCATCAAGCAGTCGAAGGAGATTCGTGAGCGCATCTGCGGTCAAGCGGAAGCTGACGGGCTGACGGTGCGCTCCACTCCGAACTCCGGCTCCTTCGCCAAGAAGACAGGCCTGAGGCGACATCTACAGGGCGACTCATACGTCGAAGGCCAGGACATCGACCTTCCCTTCGTCGTATCGCCACGTGACGAGGATGGAGCGCAAATCGACGAACTGCTCCGCCGCTTCGCCCGCTATGCGCAGACCTCGTACCCAAATACGAGCCGCACGCCGACGCGCAGTTCCATCCAGCTCGACTTCGTCGGTACCAAGCTCCGCTACGACCTGGTGCCCATGCTCGCGGTCCCTGGAGACAACTTCGCGCAGGTGCTGCTGCGCTCCAATGGTGAGAAGCGTCGGACTTCTGTTCAGAAGCACATCGAGTTCGTCACGGCGCGCACAGGAAAGAGCAACCTGCTAGCGGGACGCGTCCTTTTCAACGAATGCGTGCGGCTCATCAAATGGTGGCGGGAATTCCGGGTGGATGGTGCACGCGTACTCAAAGACGTGCCGTCCATTCTCCTGGACCTGCTCTGCGCGCATGCCTACGACCGTCTTGAGGTCGAGGAGACCTACGCCGGCACGTTGTCGCGGTGGTTCAGCCTACTGGCCGGCACGGTACGCAAGCGGGAGCGGGTCGCCTTCTCAGACTTCTCCCGCCTCCCGGCCGCATCGGGCAATGCCGTGTGGACGGTCCTCGACCCGGTCAATCCCGAGAACAACATCGTGTCGCAGTGGGACAAGTTCCAGGTCGACGAGCTGGCGGAATGGCTGGAAGAAGGCTGCGACAGCATCAACCGGGCGATTGCCGCGGACCTCCGTGGGGATGATGTCGCGAGCCTGGAATCCCTGGTGGAACTGTTCGGCAGTCCGTTCAAGCATCACTGCGAGGTGAAGGAATGA